The genomic window tcACAGGGAcccccacatccctcctcaCAGGGACCCCCACATTCCCCCTCACAGGgatccccaaatccctcctcACAGGGAcccccacatccctcctcaCAGGGATCCCCACATCCTTTCCCACAGGGACCCCACGTGTCAGTCAGTGGAGGCTGAGGGGCCtgatccctccatccctcccaggGCCACCCTCATCCTGGCCGGTACCTGGAGGGAGCCAGTGCCCTTGCcccaggcaggagaggcaggacaCACATTCCACAGTTTATTTCCATTTGAGGGTGGGATGTGAAGGGGGGACGTGGGTGCCCACCCTGGCAGAGCCAGCCAGGACCTCTCAGCCCTGCAGCCGGGCGGGGGTCCTGCTGTCGGGCTCCTCTCCCCCAGCAATGGTGCAGCTCCCACCCTGTGGCTCCAGGGGGTCCGGGGGCACTTTGGGATGGGTCGTGGGCAGGGGGTGCCTGGGGGTGGTGGGTCCACAGGGCCGTCAGGCAGCATTGCCCAGGACCAGCACACTCATGAGGAAAACCATGAGGAAGAAGATCCACATGAAGAAACGATCCATCACCTTGGCCACCTTCTTCCAGTCCCCGGTGCGGCGCTGGTTGGCGCGGTGCCGCCGGAAGCAGCCGGCGATGTAGCCGACGTTCCTCAGCAGGGCATCGTGGTGGCACGGGCAGCGGTCCCGGGGGCAGCCCCCTGCCTCGGCgcccacccccccctccccggggctcTCCCACGGCCCCCCAGcatcccccctgctcccccgCCCGCCCGGTGCTCGCTGGGGACTCTTGCAGCTCTCGCCCACCTCGTGGACGCAGCAGAGCCGGGCCATGTGGTGGAGGATGAGCCGCCGCGCCCAGGGGGGCACGGGCCGGGCCCCCGGCCCGCAGTGGTGGACGTTCATGATGAAGATGGTCAGTGCGGTGGAGGCCGTGATCATGGTCATGGTGGCGATGTAGTACTTCCCTGCGGGGGCAGGGGGCGCTGGCACTGGGCTGGAGGGGTCCTCACCCCCCTCACACCACGGcccttcccctggcagaggGTCCTCACCCCCCACACCCCACGGCCcttcccctggcagggggtcctcaccccccacaccccacagcccttacacaccccacagcccttcccctggcagggggtcctcaccccccacaccccacagcccttacacaccccacagcccttcccctggcagggggtcctcaccccccacaccccacagcccttacacaccccacagcccttcccctggcagggggtCCTCACCCTCCACCACAGCCCTTCCCCCTGGCAGAGGGTCCtcacccccccccagcccttcccctggcagggggtCCTCACCCCTCACGCCCCACAGCCCTTACACACCCCACAGCCCTTACACACCCCATAGcccttcccctggcagaggGTCCTcaccccccacaccccacagcccttctcccccACAGGGGCCTCACCCGACCCGCggcacagccccccagccccaggggatgCTCCGGTGCTCACCGATGAGCGGGACGCTCTCCGAGGGCGGCATGCTCTCCGCCACCAGCAGCTGGAACACGGTGAGGGCCAGCAGCACCGTCACCCCCAGCGACACCTTCTCCCCCGAGTCGGCGGGCAGGTAGAAGCCGAGGGGCGCCAGGAAGGAGACCATgatgcagggcaggagcaggttGAAGATGTAGAAGGAGGCGCGGCGGCGCAGGAGCAGCGTGTAGGTGACGTCGGGGTAGGGCTCGGAGCAGCAGCCGTAGGTGATGACGTTCCGCGTGGCCGGCATGCCCAGCACCTCCCACTCCACGTTCTCCACGAAGTCCGTCAGGTCCCCGGTGTCCAGGCGGTTGCGGAGGTCGATCTGGTTCCCGTTGTAGGTCCAGGAGCCGAAGGTGAGGCGGCAGCGCTGCCCGTCGAAGGGGAAGTAGGACACGTCCACCTTGCAGGAGCTCTTGGTGATGGCGGGCGAGTCCCACATGATGTGCCCGTCCGAGCGCAGCACCACGTTGGTCTCCATGGAGCCCCCGAAGTGCTCGTCGGcgctgggggaggaggggggagggacGGCCGTAGGGCCAAGGTGGCCCCCGGGCTGAGCCGTGTCCCCTCCCCGTGTCACTTGAAGCCCCTGGCTGCCCCCCCGGTGGGGAGGGTCAGTCCCAGgcacactgagctgctgccacccGCCCCAGCCCCACGTCACCCCGTTGGTGTGACCATCTCCTGCATCACCCCCAGCAGGACCCTCCTGCTCCCGCCCCAcgtgcagccccccagccccaaggcTGGCAATACCcgctgcagccccccagccccagcctgagCCCCCcgagccctgggagcagccgGGGGGGCCCAGCACAACGCACTTGTTGTACAGGATGATGTCTGGCCGCCAGACGTAGCTGCTGGGGATGCGGATGCTGTCGATGCCGCCGTAGTCGTCCTTGTCCCAGGTCAGGTGGGCGTCCAGCCAGACCTGGCGCACCCACAGGTACGAGGTGAGCACCTGGTTCCTCTCGTCCTGCCGAGGGCAGAGGGTGGGCACGGGCCGATGGCCCCCGGTGCCATCCCCgcccccctcagccccagcccggTGGCCTCTCCAAATGTCCCGAGGGGCTGAGGTGGCTTCAAAGGGGTCCTGCTGGTTTGAGGAGGTTGGAAATGTCTGAGCTGAGCTCTGAGGCTTCACGGGGGACGAGGTCATTGAAGGGGGGaggttgtgctggttttggggggtctgagCCGTCTTCAAGTGGTCTGAGCTGGCTCGGGGGCAGCTGGGCTGGTTTGGGCGGGGTCTGGGCTGGTTTCAAGGCTGAGCATCATCGCGAGGCGGAGCAGGACCCATCGGGGCAGAGCcgagccggggccggggccgtgCCCGGGCACTCACCATGTCGATGATCTGGGAGAGGGTGACCTGCAGGGTGACGTTGAGCGCCCGGTCCGTGTCCTCCACGGGGCGCAGGGCGCTCGAGTAGTTGGCGAAGAGGTCGTGGAGCAGCTTGTATGCGAACCTGCCCTGCGCCCCCCGGCAGCCTGGGGGGACCCAGAGCGGCGCTGGAGCGGCCAGGGCGCAGCCGGAGCCCTCCCGAAGGATCCCCGGGGGCAGCTGGGTAGGGTGGGGGAGCACACCGGGACCCCCGTCCCTCCTCGCCGCCAGCCTgagccccccacccccccgggATGCCCCATGTGCGGGACGCTGCTCGCAGGAGCCATCGGATGCTCCCCCCGCACCCGGAGCGGGGGGTCCGCACCCAGAGGGGGGGTCCACACCCAGAGGGAGGGTCCGCACCCAGAGGGAGGGTCCGCACCGCTCGCTGCTCACCCGGGGCCAGGAGGACGCCGATCAGacagaggcagaggcagagcagcccgAGCGCTCCGGGCTCCATCCCGCCGAGCAGTCccggggacacgggggggggcCGGGGTGACgtcagggctgggacagggcgGGGGGGCCCGGCCCCCACAGGGACCCACAGCGAGGGAGTACGGAGAGACCCCCGAGGGTCCCCGGCTGGGAGGGGGCGGGGGCCGGGATGGGGTTTGGGTGCCGAGGCCCCGCCGGCAGCCACACGATACCTgtgggctgctcctgcccgAGCCCCGGGAATGCCTCTTCCAGCGGCACCTGGAGCCATCGGGGCAGTGGGAAGAGCCgagggcagtgctgcagcccctggggtaGAGGGACCCCCGTGCACAAAGACATCCCGTTCTGCAGTCTTAGAAAAGagcaaggaaagggaagaggcagGTTATTCCCTTTTGGTGAGAAGAAAACCTCGGGAGGTTAAGGGACATGGCCCAGGAGACAAAGCAGGAGTGGCAGCGGTTCCTGTCACAGGAGCATCCCCCCgctccatccctggggaatCCGGAGCGTCCCCCCCGCCCgctccatccctggggaatCCAGAGCATCTCCCCCTGCCCgctccatccctggggaatTCAGAGCAactctcccccctcctctccatccctggggagTCCGCCGCCTCCCCGGCGCCTCCTGGCACGTTTCCCACGCCGGGCCCGGCAGCAGGTGCCGAGCGGTTTTGAGGCCGGAGGTTTTGTTTCCAGGCGGTGAATTATTCATCCCCAGCCCGTGtcccgccgggcccggggccGCATAGACCCAATTACAGTAATGGAAGGAGGTGAGGGCAGAGGGACCCGGCTCCTGCACACGGA from Chiroxiphia lanceolata isolate bChiLan1 chromosome 2, bChiLan1.pri, whole genome shotgun sequence includes these protein-coding regions:
- the CHRNA10 gene encoding neuronal acetylcholine receptor subunit alpha-10: MDERNQVLTSYLWVRQVWLDAHLTWDKDDYGGIDSIRIPSSYVWRPDIILYNNADEHFGGSMETNVVLRSDGHIMWDSPAITKSSCKVDVSYFPFDGQRCRLTFGSWTYNGNQIDLRNRLDTGDLTDFVENVEWEVLGMPATRNVITYGCCSEPYPDVTYTLLLRRRASFYIFNLLLPCIMVSFLAPLGFYLPADSGEKVSLGVTVLLALTVFQLLVAESMPPSESVPLIGKYYIATMTMITASTALTIFIMNVHHCGPGARPVPPWARRLILHHMARLCCVHEVGESCKSPQRAPGGRGSRGDAGGPWESPGEGGVGAEAGGCPRDRCPCHHDALLRNVGYIAGCFRRHRANQRRTGDWKKVAKVMDRFFMWIFFLMVFLMSVLVLGNAA